From one Melioribacteraceae bacterium genomic stretch:
- a CDS encoding T9SS type A sorting domain-containing protein, which produces MQKFIFFFALLFVCFSGLELKSQDKQELIINSGKSKQSVQYEMSNSFTSINQMKCWVSNTNPGAIKRTLGGAIEWPGGRNAFKQLVFFDGLQLLGYINGEPRALIQNSYFLPQNFGATLQPGKIFDDGTPDNPNNSKYRIYKIQKGWESLPFGAVRDELERDYNQWPVDDGAPWVDIDGDGFFSRGVDQPDFIGDEVLFFVSNDSDPSLKLAVNGTTYSDPFNIEFQVLTFAKQGTGILGDVVFRKIKLINKSNHTIEDFVISWYSDIDIGGPGDDAAGIDTSAGLMYTYNYTNNDVIYGEAPPAAGYILVYGPKVKGSPNDSAYYNGKWIQGYRNLEMVNFNYFRGFGPVPDGVTDSAYYYDKIRAPRNVEEYINTINGLWHNERPFVNPYTGEETLWPLSGDPVSKSGWYDHPNAWPGDTANPGMSDKYSQFAIEGFDFAPFDTAEVVIAVIAAQGDDNILGIEKLRRISKAVKKSYLEGFRTNLIPQKPLTHSYEDDQSVTLWWEGNAESFDEFDIFLENQGLSDTTYTFEGYIVEQYSDSLGNNPETIFIADKVNGVTVIEDNQIVNGVSVKVPVIFGSDSGLKRFININSDAYTNGPLLSGSEYYFGVSAYAYSRFSDPSYLKSEPNIFKIIPGKSKIDFSSPYSQNENVESNQTVGVSDATVSTQIIDPASTTEHTIKVEFVDTTFGIAYNLINAATQDTLTKLNYQITPDIKDKQIYNGFILLMNDYGRDSIIAIDPNRAYAVNEILEIRNEEGYLDTPTKLLNKYNSTNKWKFRIGGVQFPKKSHLNYAENIGYNTYEIRFTEEGSEYYTTGYSPLFFFRNDDPKGKGRLPFEIWQISRDGKETKRLIIKVFDQTLRDTAWTKDETTNMWERFYCYEPDGEYPEVFPETSGRSFSAQHRVGNIVFEGEQPEEGTIIRITTFRPLSDGDEFEISLEAPNFNDTESGKEKIDEISVFPNPFFAGNNITNQNYVRFIGLPTKATIRIFTISGQLIRKLEKDDQTKYIDWDVRNGSNQIVAGGMYIAHLDMPGIGTKVLKVAVIPSKEFLDIR; this is translated from the coding sequence ATGCAAAAATTTATATTTTTTTTTGCTTTGCTATTTGTTTGCTTTAGTGGATTGGAATTAAAATCTCAGGACAAGCAAGAACTAATAATAAATAGTGGAAAAAGTAAGCAATCAGTTCAATACGAAATGAGTAACAGTTTCACTTCAATAAACCAAATGAAGTGTTGGGTATCAAACACTAATCCTGGGGCAATTAAGAGAACATTAGGCGGTGCTATTGAATGGCCTGGTGGTAGAAATGCTTTTAAGCAACTTGTTTTTTTTGATGGCTTACAGCTGTTAGGATATATAAACGGTGAACCACGAGCATTAATTCAAAACTCATATTTCCTTCCTCAAAATTTTGGTGCTACTCTTCAACCCGGCAAAATCTTTGATGACGGCACCCCGGATAATCCGAATAATTCAAAATATAGGATATACAAAATCCAAAAAGGTTGGGAAAGTTTACCCTTTGGTGCTGTTCGTGATGAACTTGAAAGAGATTATAATCAGTGGCCTGTAGATGATGGTGCACCTTGGGTTGATATTGATGGTGATGGTTTTTTCTCAAGAGGTGTTGATCAACCCGATTTCATTGGTGACGAAGTATTATTTTTTGTATCAAATGATTCAGATCCCTCATTAAAATTAGCAGTCAATGGTACCACATATTCGGATCCATTTAATATTGAATTCCAAGTTCTAACTTTCGCAAAACAAGGTACCGGAATTTTGGGAGATGTTGTATTTAGAAAAATTAAACTCATTAATAAAAGTAATCACACAATAGAAGACTTCGTTATTAGCTGGTACAGCGATATCGATATTGGTGGCCCCGGGGATGATGCAGCCGGGATTGATACTTCGGCCGGGTTAATGTATACATATAATTATACGAACAATGATGTCATTTATGGAGAAGCTCCGCCTGCTGCTGGATATATCTTAGTGTACGGACCTAAAGTCAAAGGCTCTCCTAATGACAGCGCATATTATAATGGGAAATGGATTCAAGGTTATAGAAATTTAGAGATGGTTAACTTTAATTATTTCCGAGGTTTTGGACCTGTCCCCGACGGTGTAACTGATTCAGCTTATTATTACGATAAAATACGAGCTCCAAGAAATGTTGAAGAATACATAAATACAATCAATGGTTTATGGCATAACGAAAGACCTTTCGTAAATCCTTATACAGGGGAAGAAACTCTATGGCCCCTTAGTGGAGACCCGGTCTCAAAATCGGGCTGGTATGATCATCCAAATGCATGGCCGGGAGACACTGCAAATCCCGGTATGTCAGATAAGTATAGTCAATTTGCGATTGAGGGATTTGATTTTGCACCTTTTGATACAGCCGAAGTAGTTATTGCTGTCATTGCCGCTCAAGGTGATGATAACATCTTAGGAATAGAAAAATTAAGAAGAATTTCCAAAGCAGTTAAGAAATCATATTTAGAAGGCTTCCGAACAAATTTAATTCCTCAAAAACCCCTTACTCATTCATATGAAGATGACCAATCGGTTACACTTTGGTGGGAAGGCAATGCAGAAAGTTTTGATGAGTTCGATATATTTTTAGAAAATCAAGGTTTGTCGGACACAACATATACCTTTGAGGGATACATTGTCGAGCAGTATAGTGACTCCCTAGGCAATAATCCCGAAACAATATTTATTGCCGATAAAGTAAACGGAGTGACGGTAATTGAAGATAATCAAATTGTAAATGGTGTTAGTGTAAAAGTCCCGGTAATTTTTGGGAGTGATAGTGGCTTAAAACGATTTATAAACATAAATAGTGATGCATATACAAACGGTCCGCTGTTAAGTGGGAGTGAATATTATTTTGGAGTATCGGCATATGCATACTCGCGATTTAGTGATCCTTCTTATTTAAAAAGTGAGCCTAATATATTTAAAATAATTCCGGGTAAATCAAAAATTGATTTCAGCTCGCCCTATAGTCAAAACGAGAATGTTGAAAGTAATCAAACTGTTGGTGTTTCGGACGCAACGGTATCGACTCAGATAATTGATCCGGCATCAACAACTGAACATACTATTAAAGTCGAATTTGTAGATACAACTTTTGGAATTGCATATAATTTGATTAATGCTGCCACGCAGGATACGCTTACCAAGCTTAACTACCAAATAACACCGGATATTAAAGACAAACAAATTTATAATGGTTTTATTTTACTAATGAATGATTATGGAAGAGATTCTATTATAGCAATAGATCCTAACAGAGCATATGCAGTAAACGAGATCTTGGAGATCAGAAACGAAGAAGGATATTTAGACACGCCAACGAAATTATTGAACAAGTATAATTCAACAAACAAGTGGAAATTCAGAATAGGCGGAGTACAATTTCCGAAAAAGAGTCATCTCAACTATGCGGAGAATATCGGTTATAACACATATGAAATACGCTTTACCGAAGAGGGAAGTGAGTATTATACAACCGGCTATTCACCGTTATTCTTTTTCCGAAATGATGATCCTAAAGGAAAAGGAAGATTGCCTTTTGAAATATGGCAGATAAGCAGAGACGGCAAAGAGACGAAGCGGTTGATAATAAAAGTATTTGATCAGACCTTAAGAGATACCGCATGGACAAAAGATGAAACGACAAATATGTGGGAGAGATTCTATTGTTACGAACCGGATGGAGAATATCCGGAAGTATTTCCTGAGACCTCGGGAAGAAGTTTCAGTGCGCAGCATAGAGTAGGGAATATAGTATTCGAAGGAGAACAACCGGAAGAAGGAACGATCATACGTATAACGACATTCCGTCCTCTAAGCGATGGAGATGAATTTGAGATATCGTTAGAAGCGCCTAACTTTAATGACACCGAAAGCGGTAAGGAGAAGATAGATGAGATCAGTGTATTCCCGAATCCGTTCTTTGCGGGAAATAACATAACGAATCAAAATTATGTACGGTTTATCGGATTACCAACGAAAGCCACGATAAGAATATTTACGATATCGGGGCAGTTAATAAGAAAATTAGAAAAAGATGATCAAACAAAATACATTGATTGGGATGTAAGAAATGGAAGCAATCAAATAGTAGCAGGCGGAATGTATATAGCTCATTTGGATATGCCGGGAATAGGAACGAAGGTATTGAAAGTGGCTGTAATTCCTTCTAAAGAATTTCTTGATATAAGATAA
- a CDS encoding TonB-dependent receptor translates to MGKITDIQTDEPLPNANILLYSDEGRLNQITGTASSLNGNYEIERLSPGEYWIYVQVLGYKPLQQNFVIISPPRTVELDLGMEKTQLRLDEVLVEAKQDTNYNISTIRIDPNFVEQLPSMSGEADVYRALTMLPGVTSSSELSNGLYVRGGSPDQTLTLVDGVTVYNPFHLGGFASTFNSDAIEDIKLIKGGFGAEYGGRISSVLDIKLRSGDPFQDKANIGVGLISSRLAIEGPINENITYMISGRMLYLNKLQEAFLDDQNYPLYNFYDINAKISANVTDNDMISISAYTGDDNLTSPSNTEDVDYDISWKNTFVNLSWLNVPAQNKYTLFSFNYTSYEFNTLILDKAPDAFKQDFFSTSKIEDYSIKGEGQYLSTEKHSVKIGAEVIIHRFNLLNNNFYTSEIESDERIENSLVGLEGSVFIQDEWRITPLLTANLGLRLYGFPKARYFSPEPRAALKFAVTDKFFLKAAYGVGNQFLHLIVRNDVVLPTDMWFPSTPEIKPTYAQQGIFGLEWVSNDKQYLLSAEAYYKDMQKLYEYSDTSTFTFEEKIENQLTEGNGVAYGLELFLNKRSGDFTGWIGYTLALTERNFDNLNRGITFYPRYDRRHDISVVVTYQFSESWEFGMTWNYASGQAYTMPTGQYYFPSIYSSNENGRDIYLDYTNINEYRLPDYHKMDISATYSFNWFEVPCKLSFSVYNVYNKQNAFARYIDYEFDESANTATPVLKQFTLFPILPTVSLSVRL, encoded by the coding sequence ATGGGGAAAATCACCGATATCCAAACAGATGAACCACTGCCAAATGCAAACATACTTTTATATTCGGATGAAGGAAGGCTTAATCAGATTACCGGTACTGCATCAAGTCTTAACGGCAATTATGAAATTGAACGACTATCGCCAGGTGAATACTGGATATATGTTCAAGTTTTGGGATATAAACCATTGCAGCAGAATTTTGTAATTATATCGCCGCCAAGAACTGTCGAGTTAGATTTAGGTATGGAAAAAACTCAACTAAGACTTGATGAAGTTTTAGTCGAAGCAAAACAGGATACAAACTATAATATAAGTACAATAAGAATTGATCCGAACTTTGTTGAGCAGCTTCCGTCAATGAGCGGAGAAGCGGATGTGTACCGAGCTTTGACAATGCTTCCCGGAGTAACTTCTTCATCCGAGTTATCGAACGGACTATATGTGCGAGGCGGTTCACCGGATCAAACATTAACTCTGGTTGATGGTGTAACTGTTTATAATCCATTTCATCTTGGTGGTTTTGCTTCAACCTTTAACTCCGATGCTATTGAAGATATCAAACTAATTAAAGGTGGATTCGGTGCCGAATATGGCGGGCGAATTTCTAGTGTACTAGATATTAAATTAAGAAGCGGTGACCCTTTTCAAGATAAAGCTAATATTGGGGTTGGCTTAATAAGTTCTCGTCTTGCCATTGAAGGACCTATAAACGAAAATATTACTTATATGATTTCCGGTAGAATGTTATACCTTAATAAACTTCAGGAAGCTTTTTTGGATGATCAAAATTATCCGTTATATAATTTTTATGATATCAACGCGAAGATTTCCGCGAATGTGACGGATAATGATATGATTTCAATAAGTGCCTATACCGGTGATGATAATTTAACCTCACCATCAAACACTGAGGATGTTGATTATGATATCAGCTGGAAAAATACCTTTGTTAATTTAAGTTGGCTAAATGTACCTGCCCAAAATAAGTATACTCTATTTTCATTTAATTATACCAGTTACGAATTTAATACTCTTATTTTAGATAAAGCCCCTGATGCATTTAAACAGGATTTCTTTTCTACCTCTAAAATTGAGGACTATTCCATAAAGGGAGAAGGACAGTACTTATCGACTGAAAAACATTCGGTTAAAATTGGTGCTGAGGTTATCATCCATAGATTTAATTTATTGAATAACAATTTTTATACTTCCGAAATTGAAAGCGATGAGCGAATCGAAAATAGTTTAGTTGGTTTGGAAGGATCCGTATTTATTCAAGATGAATGGCGCATAACTCCATTATTAACTGCAAATTTAGGATTAAGACTATATGGTTTTCCTAAAGCAAGGTACTTTAGTCCCGAACCGCGTGCTGCTTTAAAATTTGCAGTTACTGATAAATTTTTTCTTAAAGCGGCATATGGAGTAGGCAATCAATTCTTACATTTAATAGTAAGAAATGATGTCGTTCTTCCTACCGACATGTGGTTTCCATCCACACCGGAAATTAAACCTACTTATGCACAGCAAGGAATATTCGGATTAGAATGGGTATCAAATGATAAACAATATTTACTGAGTGCAGAGGCTTATTATAAAGACATGCAAAAATTATATGAATACAGTGATACTTCAACTTTTACATTTGAGGAAAAAATTGAAAATCAACTTACCGAGGGTAACGGTGTCGCTTACGGTCTTGAATTATTTTTAAATAAACGATCGGGTGACTTTACAGGTTGGATTGGATATACACTTGCTTTGACTGAAAGAAATTTCGATAATCTGAATAGAGGTATTACATTTTATCCAAGATATGACAGACGTCATGATATTTCTGTTGTCGTAACTTATCAATTTTCGGAAAGTTGGGAGTTTGGGATGACGTGGAATTATGCATCAGGCCAAGCATATACGATGCCTACAGGGCAATATTATTTTCCAAGCATATATTCATCAAATGAAAACGGGAGAGATATTTATCTTGATTACACAAATATCAATGAATACAGACTCCCCGATTATCACAAAATGGATATAAGTGCGACCTATAGTTTTAATTGGTTTGAAGTACCGTGTAAGCTTAGCTTCAGTGTATATAATGTTTATAACAAACAAAATGCTTTCGCAAGATATATAGATTATGAATTTGACGAATCAGCAAATACGGCAACACCGGTTCTTAAACAGTTTACATTATTCCCAATTTTACCAACAGTAAGTTTATCGGTTCGATTATGA
- a CDS encoding DUF4249 family protein translates to MKNFYINRIIFVFVLSFSIWSCSDQIVDNDLSFNEKVVVRSLLEAGKPIEVYFGKTFPPNSTFDPSKTFLEDVNVSIRNGSNIFPLEHIGDGIYVNNNLIAVNGEEYSLNAVWHGDTIKAQTYIPFSTTFQKAQVQSEISAAGDSVFYLQGFLTPRENAVYGATWSVLDALDTVRIEDDVIPNLVREKDANLAGLLLIKTRSIPNNLVKQYRNSLFIRIHAFDEVFYNYFITQDANNASTNIFSQSGINLRWNVTGNAIGLFIGKSDFIIKIP, encoded by the coding sequence ATGAAAAACTTTTATATTAATAGAATCATATTTGTTTTTGTTTTATCATTTTCAATTTGGTCATGCAGTGATCAGATTGTTGATAACGACTTATCATTCAATGAGAAGGTTGTTGTTCGATCTCTGCTTGAAGCAGGTAAACCAATTGAAGTTTATTTCGGAAAAACATTTCCACCTAACTCTACATTCGATCCAAGTAAAACGTTTCTGGAGGATGTTAATGTTTCAATAAGAAACGGAAGTAATATTTTTCCGCTTGAGCATATTGGTGACGGTATATACGTGAATAATAATCTCATTGCTGTTAACGGAGAAGAGTATTCTTTAAATGCGGTTTGGCATGGAGATACAATAAAAGCACAAACTTATATTCCATTTTCTACAACATTCCAAAAAGCACAAGTACAAAGTGAAATATCTGCAGCCGGTGATTCTGTTTTTTATTTGCAAGGATTTTTAACTCCGCGAGAAAATGCCGTTTACGGTGCAACTTGGTCTGTGCTTGATGCTCTTGATACTGTGAGAATTGAAGATGACGTTATTCCTAATTTAGTTAGAGAAAAAGATGCTAATCTTGCCGGACTATTATTAATTAAAACAAGATCTATTCCTAACAACCTTGTAAAGCAATATCGCAACTCGTTATTTATTCGCATACATGCATTCGATGAGGTATTCTATAATTACTTTATTACACAAGACGCAAACAATGCTTCAACCAATATTTTTAGTCAATCTGGGATAAACTTACGTTGGAATGTAACCGGGAACGCTATTGGATTATTTATAGGTAAATCTGATTTTATTATTAAAATTCCATAA